In Vibrio chagasii, the sequence TGGTTGCGCTTCGCCCACTCTTGTACGGCATCACCCATCGTTAATCCTGTTGAGCTTTTCATCCAAAGCATGAAATCACGATCAAACTTGAACTGCTCACCAAATTGGGATTTAAAGTATCGACGGACATTCTGAGTCGTTTTATAGCTATCTGTGATTAACGTATTCTCATCTATCTGATTTTTGTGCCAATCAACCTTTGTCATGTACTCTAATTCCTCCTTGAA encodes:
- a CDS encoding DUF6434 domain-containing protein, whose product is MTKVDWHKNQIDENTLITDSYKTTQNVRRYFKSQFGEQFKFDRDFMLWMKSSTGLTMGDAVQEWAKRNQAK